One window of Corynebacterium doosanense CAU 212 = DSM 45436 genomic DNA carries:
- a CDS encoding DUF3072 domain-containing protein, whose translation MADMTDNTQNQFPDDQETIGATGDAQDSQLEKDPSEWVSGDDPMTESQKSYLDTLAKEAGEELPADLTKAEASKHIDRLQGGQN comes from the coding sequence ATGGCCGACATGACCGACAACACCCAGAACCAGTTCCCCGACGACCAGGAAACCATCGGTGCCACCGGCGACGCGCAGGATTCGCAGCTGGAGAAAGACCCCTCCGAGTGGGTCAGCGGCGATGACCCCATGACCGAGTCCCAGAAGTCCTACCTGGACACCCTGGCTAAGGAGGCCGGCGAGGAGCTGCCCGCTGACCTCACCAAGGCTGAGGCGTCCAAGCACATCGACCGCCTGCAGGGTGGCCAGAACTAG
- a CDS encoding IS481 family transposase: protein MSHANAALTPRHRLKVAKLVVDDGHPISEVAARFQCSWPTVKRWAERYRAGETMQDRSSRPHTSPNKTPLHVVKRVVSLRLRKRLGPVQLAALCGIAPSTAHQILKRCQLHRLSYTDRATGEPVRRYEHDRPGQLIHVDVTKFGNIPDGGGWRYVGKRQGDRHRAATPGKPRNRYHEPLMGHCFVHTVIDDHSRVAYAEIHDDEKAVTAVGVLQRATAWFDQRGITVERVISDNGAAYRSKLWQQTCRDVGITPKWTRPYRPQTNGKIERFHRTLTDGWAYARHYLSEQERRNTLGRWLHDYNHHRPHSACGGQPPITRLTNLPGQYS from the coding sequence ATGTCTCATGCTAACGCAGCCCTGACCCCCCGTCACCGTCTGAAAGTCGCCAAGCTCGTCGTCGACGACGGTCATCCCATCTCCGAGGTTGCCGCCCGGTTCCAGTGCTCCTGGCCCACCGTCAAACGCTGGGCCGAGCGCTACCGCGCCGGCGAAACCATGCAGGATCGCTCCTCCCGACCGCACACCAGCCCGAACAAGACACCCCTGCACGTGGTCAAGCGGGTGGTGTCACTTCGTCTGCGTAAACGCCTCGGGCCTGTGCAGCTGGCCGCTTTGTGCGGGATCGCCCCCTCGACCGCGCACCAGATCCTGAAACGGTGTCAACTCCATCGCCTGTCGTATACCGACCGGGCCACCGGCGAGCCGGTGCGCCGATACGAACACGACCGTCCCGGCCAACTGATCCATGTCGATGTCACCAAGTTCGGCAACATCCCTGACGGTGGTGGATGGCGATACGTCGGCAAGCGCCAGGGCGATCGCCACCGGGCTGCAACCCCGGGCAAACCCCGCAACCGCTATCACGAGCCGTTGATGGGGCACTGTTTCGTCCACACCGTCATCGATGATCACTCGAGGGTGGCTTACGCCGAGATCCACGACGACGAGAAAGCGGTCACCGCGGTCGGGGTACTGCAACGGGCCACAGCCTGGTTCGATCAGCGTGGAATCACCGTGGAGCGGGTGATCAGTGACAACGGTGCTGCCTACCGGTCGAAACTATGGCAGCAGACCTGCAGGGATGTGGGGATCACCCCGAAGTGGACCAGGCCGTACCGGCCGCAGACCAATGGCAAGATTGAGCGGTTTCATCGCACCCTGACCGACGGGTGGGCCTATGCCCGGCATTACCTGTCGGAGCAGGAACGCAGAAACACGTTGGGTCGGTGGTTGCATGATTACAATCACCACCGACCCCATTCCGCGTGCGGAGGTCAGCCACCGATCACCCGGTTAACTAACCTCCCCGGTCAGTACAGCTAG
- a CDS encoding NAD-dependent epimerase/dehydratase family protein, producing the protein MTTSQTILVTGGSGFIAGHFILQFAERGFPIRATICSLAKEQQVRGTLSAAGLPDTADLTFVAADLTDDAGWAEACAGVDTVLHVASPVMPGHVKNEDDVITPAREGTLRVLRAAIGAGLRRVVLTSAFHAIGFGHPRGITRFTDDMWSPLNGPGMDAYGRSKVLAERAAWDFAAETGLELTSMCPVAVMGPIMGRSITGSNQMILGMLTGKMPVIANVAVPTIDVGDVAAAHVAAINTPEAAGKRFLLSDGQDAIPLREISALLRSRFGDAAAKAPTRALPDWLVKALARVVPPMREIAPDLGRVKQPSNERAREVLGFDPRPAREAVTDAAASRIDAGLTR; encoded by the coding sequence ATGACAACCTCCCAGACCATCCTGGTCACCGGCGGTTCCGGCTTCATCGCCGGTCACTTCATCCTCCAGTTCGCCGAACGCGGGTTCCCTATCCGCGCCACCATCTGTTCCCTGGCCAAGGAGCAGCAGGTCCGCGGCACCCTCTCCGCCGCCGGGCTGCCCGACACCGCCGACCTCACCTTCGTCGCTGCGGACCTCACCGACGACGCCGGCTGGGCCGAGGCCTGCGCGGGAGTCGACACCGTCCTCCACGTCGCCAGCCCGGTCATGCCGGGGCACGTGAAAAACGAGGACGACGTGATCACACCCGCCCGCGAGGGAACGCTGCGAGTCCTGCGCGCCGCGATCGGGGCCGGTCTACGACGCGTCGTGCTCACCTCCGCCTTCCACGCCATCGGCTTCGGCCATCCCCGAGGCATCACCCGCTTCACCGATGACATGTGGTCGCCCCTCAACGGCCCCGGCATGGACGCCTACGGCCGCAGCAAGGTGCTCGCCGAGCGCGCTGCCTGGGATTTCGCCGCAGAGACCGGCCTCGAGCTCACGTCCATGTGCCCCGTCGCGGTCATGGGTCCGATCATGGGCCGCTCCATCACAGGCTCGAACCAGATGATCCTGGGCATGCTCACGGGAAAGATGCCGGTGATCGCCAACGTCGCCGTGCCGACCATCGACGTCGGCGATGTCGCGGCCGCCCACGTCGCGGCGATCAACACCCCCGAGGCCGCCGGGAAACGTTTCCTGCTCTCTGACGGCCAGGACGCGATCCCACTGCGCGAGATCTCCGCCCTCCTACGCTCCAGATTCGGCGACGCCGCCGCGAAGGCCCCGACCCGGGCGCTGCCGGACTGGCTGGTCAAGGCTCTGGCGCGCGTGGTTCCGCCCATGCGCGAGATCGCCCCCGATCTCGGCCGCGTGAAGCAGCCCTCCAACGAGCGCGCCCGCGAGGTGCTGGGCTTCGACCCCCGCCCGGCGCGCGAGGCCGTCACGGATGCCGCCGCCAGCAGGATCGACGCCGGCCTGACCCGCTAG
- a CDS encoding helix-turn-helix domain-containing protein — protein MPGRSHGTDAGATAATVAAEARRIGEAMRAMRKNYALTQQQLAELVGISDRTLRDIEKGTGTPGIGAVLATLKVLGLELEVRG, from the coding sequence ATGCCCGGCCGAAGCCACGGCACTGATGCAGGAGCAACTGCCGCCACCGTCGCCGCCGAAGCGCGTCGTATCGGCGAGGCCATGCGCGCCATGCGGAAAAACTATGCACTCACCCAGCAGCAGCTGGCCGAGCTGGTGGGAATCTCCGACCGGACGCTGCGTGATATCGAGAAGGGGACCGGCACTCCCGGGATCGGGGCAGTGTTGGCCACGCTGAAGGTTCTGGGCCTCGAACTGGAGGTGCGCGGATGA
- a CDS encoding type II toxin-antitoxin system HipA family toxin, translated as MTDHSRFRATDRADVYKNGRRAATLTRSDSGEVSFAYLEDFAGAPVASTLPVSAEPVQRPGGGVPAFFAGLLPEGHRLTVLRDEVKTSYDDELSLLLAIGTDTPGDVQVVAAGEPIDPVPPMVDFDSDPLDFRALTGLADRHGLPGVQAKASASMITQPVGTIQGPATLKIDPPEHPHLVANEVLHLEAARSLRMEVSAARIVRDAYGLPGLLARRFDRVPGKGRHWDRLAMEDGAQALDVLPARKYAVDTSDVISGLAEICSAPLIASRQLFIQFAYAWLTGNGDLHAKNVAVLQGQDERWRIAPVFDVPCTLLYGDDRMALPVAGRTSRIRARHWEELTEEIGLPPGAARSALKEALSAASSVNLGELPSIGSPLTHAERELRHRRAELADRL; from the coding sequence ATGACCGATCACAGTCGCTTCCGCGCGACTGACCGGGCGGACGTGTACAAAAACGGCCGACGCGCTGCGACTCTGACCCGGAGTGATTCGGGAGAGGTCTCCTTCGCCTATCTCGAGGACTTCGCCGGAGCTCCGGTGGCCAGCACTCTTCCGGTCTCTGCCGAGCCGGTCCAACGACCGGGCGGGGGAGTCCCAGCCTTTTTCGCTGGCCTGTTGCCCGAGGGGCACCGGTTGACTGTCCTGCGCGACGAGGTGAAGACGTCCTACGACGACGAGCTGTCGCTGCTCCTGGCCATCGGAACGGACACGCCCGGCGATGTCCAGGTCGTTGCCGCGGGAGAGCCCATCGATCCGGTTCCACCTATGGTCGACTTCGACTCCGACCCGCTGGACTTCCGCGCATTGACTGGCCTGGCCGATCGACACGGACTCCCCGGCGTGCAGGCGAAAGCTTCGGCCTCGATGATCACTCAGCCGGTGGGAACGATTCAGGGTCCGGCGACTCTCAAGATCGATCCGCCGGAACATCCGCACCTGGTGGCCAACGAGGTCCTGCACCTTGAGGCCGCGCGGTCACTCAGGATGGAGGTCAGTGCGGCGCGGATCGTGCGGGATGCATACGGACTTCCTGGCCTTCTGGCCAGGAGGTTTGACCGGGTGCCGGGAAAAGGGCGGCACTGGGATCGGCTGGCGATGGAGGATGGGGCGCAGGCTTTGGATGTGCTGCCAGCGAGGAAGTATGCGGTCGATACCTCGGACGTCATCTCCGGGCTAGCCGAAATCTGTTCCGCGCCGCTCATCGCCAGTCGGCAGCTCTTCATCCAGTTCGCCTACGCCTGGCTGACCGGGAACGGCGACCTGCACGCGAAAAACGTCGCGGTGCTCCAGGGTCAGGACGAACGCTGGAGGATTGCCCCCGTGTTCGACGTCCCCTGCACCCTCCTCTACGGCGACGACAGGATGGCTCTGCCCGTCGCCGGCAGGACCAGCAGGATTCGCGCGCGGCACTGGGAGGAACTCACCGAGGAGATCGGCCTGCCCCCGGGTGCTGCCAGGTCCGCGCTGAAGGAGGCGTTGAGCGCTGCAAGCTCCGTCAACCTTGGGGAGTTGCCGTCCATAGGATCGCCCCTTACCCACGCCGAGCGCGAACTGCGGCATCGCCGGGCGGAGCTGGCGGATCGGCTCTAG
- a CDS encoding 2'-5' RNA ligase family protein codes for MSSPDNILLHLAQEDEDMVREVFAELHRRGFPEQHQHPHVTVTFSPAMHPDATQLAGQLLPEVVPATLARVGTVIFGIKRKQTVAWLLDAPDDLSAAARAISAANPDGRGHTWTPHLTVGLRLPREIIPDYLRALDELTPSTFREIRAVRAGLWRPRRETYTLLAD; via the coding sequence ATGAGCTCGCCCGACAATATCCTGCTGCACCTGGCGCAGGAGGACGAGGACATGGTCCGCGAGGTGTTCGCGGAGCTTCACCGCCGGGGTTTCCCCGAGCAGCACCAGCACCCGCACGTGACCGTGACGTTTTCCCCGGCCATGCACCCGGACGCGACCCAACTCGCAGGTCAGCTCCTCCCGGAGGTTGTCCCCGCCACGCTGGCCAGGGTGGGAACGGTCATCTTCGGCATCAAACGCAAGCAGACCGTCGCCTGGCTTCTCGACGCCCCGGACGACCTCTCCGCCGCGGCGCGCGCAATCAGCGCCGCCAACCCCGACGGCCGCGGGCACACGTGGACGCCGCACCTCACGGTCGGTCTGCGACTGCCCAGGGAGATTATCCCCGACTACCTCCGGGCGCTGGACGAGCTCACCCCGTCGACATTCCGGGAGATCAGGGCCGTGCGGGCGGGGCTGTGGCGACCGCGCCGGGAAACCTACACCCTGCTCGCGGACTGA
- a CDS encoding type 1 glutamine amidotransferase domain-containing protein — MTRILHVVTNVSHFDDPTDPTGLWLSELTHAWDVFAEQGYEQTIVSPLGGYVPLEPRSLSFPFYDDSAQDWYTDPDRMALLGTTLSPADVDPSDFDAIYFTGGHAAMYDFPDNPGLQQLARSMWEQGGIVSSVCHGYCGLLNVQLSDGSSLIDARSLTGFSWPEEIVAGVAKKVPYNVEEAAKERGARYEKTPIPFTAHVVTDGRLVTGQNPGSAKKTAERVVEILNQSASRV; from the coding sequence ATGACCCGCATTCTTCATGTTGTCACCAATGTCTCCCACTTCGACGACCCCACCGACCCCACCGGCCTGTGGCTCTCCGAGCTCACGCACGCCTGGGACGTCTTCGCCGAGCAGGGTTACGAGCAGACCATCGTCAGCCCCCTGGGCGGCTACGTCCCGCTGGAACCCCGCTCGCTCTCCTTCCCCTTCTATGACGATTCCGCGCAGGACTGGTACACCGACCCCGACCGGATGGCGCTGCTGGGCACCACGCTGAGCCCGGCGGATGTCGATCCGTCGGACTTCGACGCCATCTACTTCACCGGCGGCCACGCCGCCATGTACGACTTCCCCGACAACCCCGGCCTCCAGCAGCTCGCCCGCTCGATGTGGGAGCAGGGCGGCATCGTCTCCTCGGTGTGCCATGGTTACTGCGGACTGTTGAACGTGCAGCTCAGTGATGGATCGTCGCTTATCGACGCCCGCTCGCTCACCGGATTCTCCTGGCCCGAGGAGATCGTCGCCGGGGTGGCCAAGAAGGTTCCCTACAACGTCGAGGAGGCCGCCAAGGAGCGCGGCGCGCGCTACGAGAAGACCCCGATCCCCTTCACCGCGCACGTCGTCACCGACGGCCGGCTGGTCACCGGCCAGAACCCGGGCTCGGCGAAGAAGACCGCCGAGCGGGTGGTCGAGATCCTGAATCAGTCCGCGAGCAGGGTGTAG
- a CDS encoding cation diffusion facilitator family transporter gives MSHERETGAGRRGHALPEEQQDLLRRAKRLEWISIVVLAITVATVGVVTGQSQAMRAAWLEDLLSFLPPIAFLVATRFIDRPADPEHPYGHHRSIGVAHLVAATALLIMGSFLIYHSVVGLIEGERPPIGIVVIFGHAIWLGWLMIAVMAASGVAPVILGRMKMKLAEPLHDKVLFADADMNKADWSTAVATIVGVLGIGVGLWWMDAVAAIVVAASIVKDGVTNLRGAIGDLTDIRATTLKAKPHPLIAEVERVAGECAWVDIAAARVRDQGHLFHAEVFVVPSTDPTVAQVEALQEKLQNLDWKLHDVIITPSSEIPSYLVP, from the coding sequence ATGTCCCACGAACGTGAGACCGGTGCGGGTCGGAGGGGCCACGCGCTCCCCGAGGAGCAGCAGGATCTGCTGCGCCGGGCCAAGCGCCTGGAGTGGATCTCCATCGTCGTGCTCGCCATCACGGTGGCCACGGTCGGTGTGGTGACGGGCCAGTCCCAGGCCATGCGCGCGGCGTGGCTGGAGGATCTGCTGTCCTTCCTGCCGCCCATCGCGTTCCTCGTGGCCACCCGCTTCATCGACCGCCCGGCCGACCCTGAGCACCCCTACGGCCACCACCGCTCCATCGGCGTGGCGCATCTCGTCGCTGCGACTGCCCTGCTCATCATGGGTTCCTTCCTCATCTATCACTCGGTCGTGGGACTGATCGAGGGTGAGCGGCCGCCGATCGGCATAGTCGTGATCTTCGGCCATGCCATCTGGCTGGGCTGGCTGATGATCGCCGTCATGGCGGCTTCGGGTGTGGCCCCGGTGATCCTCGGCCGGATGAAGATGAAACTTGCCGAGCCCCTGCACGACAAGGTGCTCTTCGCCGACGCCGACATGAACAAGGCCGACTGGTCCACCGCGGTGGCCACCATCGTCGGTGTCCTGGGCATCGGGGTCGGGCTGTGGTGGATGGACGCGGTGGCGGCGATCGTGGTGGCGGCGTCCATCGTCAAGGACGGGGTAACCAACCTGCGCGGGGCGATCGGCGACCTCACGGACATCCGCGCCACCACGCTCAAGGCGAAACCCCACCCGCTCATCGCGGAGGTGGAGCGGGTGGCCGGCGAGTGCGCCTGGGTCGACATCGCCGCCGCCCGGGTGCGCGATCAGGGCCACCTCTTCCACGCCGAGGTTTTTGTGGTTCCTTCCACTGATCCGACGGTGGCGCAGGTCGAAGCGCTGCAGGAGAAGCTGCAGAACCTGGACTGGAAGCTGCACGACGTGATCATCACCCCGTCGAGTGAAATCCCGTCGTACCTGGTGCCATAA
- a CDS encoding substrate-binding periplasmic protein has product MITARRRLSTLVLTPCILALSACGSIPADSAGTLDRTRGGTLVVGVSENEPWTDVDDSTGEVSGSEAELIEGFAESIDAGVEWVPGSESVLAEQIKEGELDVIIGGLTKKSPWSSHMALTRPYTDNNVMGVQMGENELQVALERYLAEESGEI; this is encoded by the coding sequence ATGATCACAGCCCGGCGTCGCTTATCGACGCTCGTTCTCACACCCTGCATCCTCGCACTCTCCGCCTGCGGATCCATCCCCGCGGACAGCGCCGGAACGCTGGACCGCACCCGCGGTGGCACGCTCGTCGTCGGCGTCTCCGAGAACGAGCCCTGGACGGATGTCGATGACTCGACCGGGGAGGTCTCCGGTTCGGAGGCCGAGCTCATCGAGGGTTTCGCGGAGTCCATCGACGCGGGCGTCGAGTGGGTGCCGGGCTCGGAGAGTGTGCTGGCGGAGCAGATCAAGGAGGGTGAGCTCGACGTCATCATCGGTGGCCTGACCAAGAAGTCTCCCTGGTCGTCACACATGGCGTTGACCCGGCCCTACACCGACAACAACGTCATGGGCGTGCAGATGGGCGAGAACGAACTGCAGGTGGCGCTCGAGCGTTACCTCGCCGAGGAAAGCGGGGAGATCTGA
- a CDS encoding NADP-dependent oxidoreductase, protein MKSLTFNNYGGPEVYSLESLSIPEPQPGQVRIRVVAAGLNPVDSVQREGGLKMLHPYDFPKVAGNEVSGTIDALGDGVTGFERGENVIARLGKSELGGLAEYVVTEASFVARAPEKASLIDAAGLPLAGLTARQALGTEHLDVQPGDRLLITGAAGGVGLYAIQLAKLQSAEVTVTASPQGEGPVRNAGADHVINYREQKVSEAGRTYNKIFDLVGGDDMNDLFNVIEAGGRVVSIAGPPSPGSLVPMAVPRRRWLVAIVEKLQSRKACSLARKAQASYEYFFMHPDGAELAELSALVDAGKLTLTTDSTYALEEWSKAFEQLESRHSKGKVIVEVA, encoded by the coding sequence ATGAAATCACTGACATTCAACAATTACGGCGGCCCCGAGGTCTACTCCCTGGAGAGCCTGTCCATCCCCGAACCGCAGCCCGGCCAGGTGCGCATCCGCGTCGTCGCCGCGGGCCTGAATCCCGTGGACTCAGTGCAGCGCGAGGGCGGGCTCAAGATGCTGCACCCCTACGACTTCCCCAAAGTCGCCGGCAACGAGGTCAGCGGAACCATCGACGCCCTCGGTGACGGCGTGACCGGGTTCGAGCGCGGCGAGAACGTCATCGCGCGGCTGGGAAAGTCCGAACTCGGGGGCCTCGCGGAGTACGTGGTCACCGAGGCCTCGTTTGTGGCGCGGGCCCCGGAAAAGGCCTCGCTCATCGACGCCGCCGGCCTACCCCTCGCCGGCCTCACAGCCCGTCAGGCACTAGGGACTGAGCACCTCGACGTGCAGCCCGGCGACCGCCTGCTCATCACGGGTGCGGCAGGCGGAGTGGGACTGTACGCCATCCAGCTGGCCAAGCTCCAGAGCGCCGAGGTCACCGTTACGGCCTCGCCCCAGGGGGAGGGTCCGGTTCGGAATGCGGGCGCCGACCACGTGATCAACTACCGCGAGCAGAAGGTCTCGGAGGCCGGGCGGACTTACAACAAGATTTTCGACCTCGTCGGCGGCGACGACATGAATGACCTCTTCAACGTCATCGAAGCGGGCGGGCGCGTGGTCAGCATCGCTGGGCCGCCGTCACCGGGAAGTCTCGTACCCATGGCGGTTCCGCGGCGGAGGTGGCTGGTGGCGATCGTCGAGAAGCTTCAGAGCCGGAAGGCGTGTTCCCTCGCGCGGAAGGCGCAGGCCAGCTACGAATACTTCTTCATGCACCCGGACGGCGCCGAGCTCGCGGAGCTGTCCGCGCTGGTGGACGCCGGAAAGCTCACGCTCACCACGGACTCGACCTACGCGCTTGAGGAGTGGTCGAAGGCCTTCGAGCAGCTGGAATCCCGGCACTCCAAGGGAAAGGTGATCGTCGAGGTGGCCTAG
- a CDS encoding DUF4230 domain-containing protein encodes MSSALPVISKRRSRGRLVAGIIAGLLLGLVLAVVGLVLFGSRFLPSIVQSGEREITSDTIQSSFESIAELSVEEYNFTNIGRFTEDNSRVFGLNVPFTGSMFLITYDGTVKAGLRDFTAVDVNVDDAAQTITLTLPRTEVLSSTIDPNSVEQYDQSFNPINQIQVSDMAEFLATEESRAEQTAVDNGLLDRAESRTEELLTRHVEAFSEGSNLANYSVEVK; translated from the coding sequence ATGAGTTCCGCCCTCCCCGTCATTTCCAAACGTCGATCCCGCGGTCGTCTCGTGGCCGGCATCATCGCAGGTCTGCTCCTGGGGCTCGTCCTCGCCGTGGTCGGGCTTGTCCTTTTCGGCTCCCGATTCTTGCCCTCGATCGTCCAGTCCGGCGAGCGTGAGATCACCTCCGACACGATTCAGAGCTCCTTCGAGTCGATCGCGGAGCTGTCGGTGGAGGAGTACAACTTCACCAACATCGGGCGCTTCACCGAGGACAACAGCCGGGTCTTCGGCCTGAATGTGCCGTTCACGGGGAGCATGTTCCTCATCACCTACGACGGCACAGTGAAGGCCGGCCTGCGCGACTTCACCGCCGTGGACGTCAACGTCGACGATGCGGCACAGACCATCACGCTCACGCTCCCGCGTACGGAGGTCCTCTCCTCCACCATCGACCCCAACTCGGTCGAGCAGTACGACCAGTCGTTCAACCCCATCAACCAGATCCAGGTGTCGGACATGGCCGAGTTCCTGGCCACCGAGGAGTCCCGCGCCGAACAGACCGCCGTGGACAACGGCCTCCTCGATCGTGCGGAGTCCCGCACCGAGGAGCTGCTCACCCGGCACGTGGAGGCGTTCTCCGAGGGCAGCAACCTGGCGAACTACTCCGTCGAGGTGAAGTAG
- a CDS encoding DUF4185 domain-containing protein has translation MVGDVLGPGISNQVGFLSGDLGTMVKVGVGEEFAIIFGDSFRGLTVGQGEWLSPVGVVAVKDPDGRIRILRPLNSGDRVEQLIKYRHNSDGLTLLPSDVININGTLYLHAMWNEGLGNVLREEIFKSTNNGQTWQPVQTIPANYLGGKGELVSWEQGPDGYIYMVSTSFLRKDDVYLTRFRPEDIGNYKVWEHLSFDGAEPVWGSEYEPALGTNVRAGEMNLRYIDGHWVLAMFNEQRLAIEVRISEDIARDWNAITPADVAVHGYGGWGDPQTPDNFSQLYGGYIVPGSTIANMDLVISQWNTSDDSRYMSTQFNVKGLDKFFGITQNNLRSRSFGPAQDNLGNQGVILVDETAGVDAAVQEQLALERIAEDSTELVIVPLDQ, from the coding sequence ATCGTGGGCGATGTTCTCGGTCCCGGCATCTCCAACCAGGTGGGATTCCTCTCCGGTGACCTGGGCACGATGGTGAAGGTCGGAGTCGGCGAAGAGTTCGCCATCATCTTCGGCGACTCCTTCCGCGGTCTCACCGTTGGCCAGGGAGAGTGGCTCAGTCCCGTCGGCGTGGTCGCCGTGAAGGACCCCGATGGACGCATCCGCATCCTACGCCCGCTCAACTCCGGCGACAGGGTCGAGCAGCTGATCAAGTACCGGCACAATTCCGACGGCCTGACCCTCCTGCCCTCCGACGTGATCAACATCAACGGCACGCTCTACCTCCACGCGATGTGGAACGAGGGGCTGGGCAACGTGCTGCGCGAGGAGATCTTCAAGTCCACCAACAACGGCCAGACCTGGCAGCCCGTGCAGACCATCCCCGCGAACTACCTCGGCGGCAAGGGCGAGCTGGTCAGCTGGGAGCAGGGCCCGGACGGCTACATCTACATGGTCTCCACATCCTTCCTGCGCAAGGACGACGTCTATCTCACCCGCTTCCGCCCCGAGGACATCGGCAACTACAAGGTGTGGGAGCACCTCTCCTTCGACGGCGCCGAGCCGGTGTGGGGTAGCGAGTACGAGCCGGCCCTGGGCACCAACGTGCGCGCCGGAGAGATGAACCTGCGCTACATCGACGGCCACTGGGTGCTGGCCATGTTCAACGAGCAGCGCCTCGCCATCGAGGTCCGCATCTCCGAGGACATCGCCCGCGACTGGAATGCGATCACACCCGCGGACGTCGCCGTCCACGGTTACGGAGGGTGGGGCGACCCGCAGACCCCGGACAACTTCTCGCAGCTCTACGGCGGGTACATCGTGCCGGGATCCACCATCGCCAACATGGACCTGGTGATCTCGCAGTGGAACACCTCAGACGACTCCCGCTACATGTCCACGCAGTTCAACGTCAAGGGCCTGGACAAGTTCTTCGGCATCACCCAGAACAACCTGCGCTCTCGCTCCTTCGGCCCGGCGCAGGACAACCTGGGCAACCAGGGCGTCATCCTGGTCGACGAGACCGCCGGCGTGGATGCCGCGGTCCAGGAGCAGCTCGCCCTGGAGCGCATTGCCGAGGATTCAACGGAACTCGTCATCGTTCCGCTGGATCAGTAG
- a CDS encoding DUF664 domain-containing protein: MATADASGSALETFILEKFDALVDLVTGMGGEAANTAPPLPGGNSMAQLLTHCCRMMRKWSSTVNLGVEVFRDRDAEFTAVSPVSELRELAADTRAAFIADVAQADPELAPANVFTNRDAFWIATCHSVLLHVFEELCQHLGHAEVTRDLVAAERA; this comes from the coding sequence ATGGCAACGGCGGATGCGTCGGGTTCGGCGCTGGAGACCTTCATTCTGGAGAAGTTCGACGCGCTGGTGGATCTGGTGACCGGCATGGGTGGTGAGGCGGCCAATACCGCGCCGCCCCTGCCCGGTGGCAATTCCATGGCGCAGCTGCTCACGCACTGCTGCAGAATGATGCGCAAGTGGTCATCCACCGTGAACCTCGGGGTGGAGGTCTTCCGCGACCGAGACGCCGAGTTCACCGCGGTCAGCCCCGTGAGTGAGCTTCGGGAGCTCGCGGCCGATACCCGGGCGGCGTTCATCGCCGACGTGGCGCAGGCCGACCCGGAGCTCGCGCCCGCAAATGTCTTCACTAATCGGGATGCGTTCTGGATCGCGACCTGCCACAGCGTCCTCCTGCATGTCTTCGAGGAGCTCTGCCAGCACCTCGGCCACGCGGAGGTCACGCGCGACCTGGTGGCCGCCGAGCGGGCCTAA
- a CDS encoding DUF488 family protein, whose product MSRKANPIYTVGHSNHDLDVFVGMLTEAGVTSLTDVRKLPGSTKYSHFNDDVLAKELPEAGISYRRIEGLTGRRKVSKTVPFEVNANWRVRSFHNYADHALGDEFAEALDDLRGEAAEHTTAFFCSEAVWWRCHRRIIADHLLAAGEEVRHLMGPGQVTEATYNEGAVVGEDRKVRYPALDETD is encoded by the coding sequence ATGAGCCGAAAAGCGAATCCCATCTACACCGTCGGCCACTCGAATCATGATCTCGACGTCTTCGTCGGGATGCTCACCGAGGCGGGTGTGACCTCGCTTACCGACGTGCGCAAGCTACCCGGTTCCACGAAATACTCGCACTTCAATGACGACGTGCTGGCGAAGGAACTCCCCGAGGCAGGCATCTCCTATCGCCGGATCGAGGGGTTGACGGGGCGTCGAAAAGTGTCCAAGACCGTACCCTTCGAGGTCAACGCCAACTGGCGCGTGCGCAGCTTCCACAACTACGCCGACCACGCCCTGGGGGACGAATTCGCCGAGGCCTTGGACGACCTGCGCGGGGAGGCCGCCGAGCACACCACGGCGTTCTTCTGCTCGGAGGCGGTGTGGTGGCGGTGCCACCGGCGCATCATCGCCGACCACCTCCTCGCCGCGGGCGAGGAGGTCCGTCACCTCATGGGACCGGGCCAGGTCACTGAGGCGACGTACAACGAGGGTGCGGTCGTGGGCGAGGACCGCAAGGTCCGTTACCCCGCCCTCGACGAGACCGATTAG